One Fusobacterium sp. DD2 DNA window includes the following coding sequences:
- a CDS encoding GntP family permease, whose product MSISLLISFIGIVVGLTLLIYLVMKGVNIFVIAILCSSIVAITGGMNLYTALKVDYMTGFVTFFKNNFFIFLAGTAMGKMMEITNGAKAIAKMIIRCLGKDRALISIPLACGVLLYGGVSMFVASFAVFPIALEVFKEADLPRRFIPAALCFGCSTFAMVVPGTPQIQNIIPSQYLGTDLMAGLVNGVIACGVMLALGSFLLFRMVRKEKEAGGHFIAKPFDTFQPEDINMPNGWLALVPLLVCIISINIKIDGKNVVPIEAGVFLGTFLTYVLLNKYIDNSKMMEHLGETCKTTVLAISNTCAVVAFGSVVKATLAFPVIVDAMVNLPGPKILGAAIGTTVIAGVCGSASGGLGIATPLLGPAFMAKGISAMALHRTMAIASAALDSLPHNGYIVTVTNALCRETHKEAYMPVFWVTVFTPFIGTLVVVILFTLFPNLP is encoded by the coding sequence TCTTCAATAGTTGCAATTACAGGTGGTATGAATTTGTATACTGCTTTAAAAGTCGACTATATGACAGGATTTGTTACTTTTTTTAAGAACAATTTCTTTATATTTTTAGCAGGTACTGCAATGGGAAAAATGATGGAAATTACAAATGGTGCGAAGGCAATAGCGAAAATGATAATTAGATGTTTAGGTAAAGATAGAGCTCTAATATCCATTCCTTTAGCATGTGGGGTTTTGCTTTACGGTGGGGTGAGCATGTTTGTTGCAAGTTTTGCAGTTTTTCCAATTGCATTGGAAGTCTTCAAGGAGGCGGACTTACCAAGAAGATTTATTCCTGCAGCACTTTGTTTTGGATGTAGTACTTTTGCAATGGTTGTTCCTGGAACACCACAAATACAAAATATTATTCCGTCTCAGTATTTAGGAACTGATTTAATGGCTGGTTTAGTTAATGGAGTAATTGCATGTGGAGTAATGTTGGCTTTAGGTAGTTTTTTACTATTTAGAATGGTAAGAAAAGAAAAAGAAGCTGGTGGACATTTTATAGCTAAACCATTTGATACTTTTCAACCGGAAGATATAAATATGCCAAATGGTTGGTTAGCTCTTGTTCCTCTATTAGTTTGTATTATTTCAATTAATATAAAGATAGATGGAAAAAATGTTGTTCCAATCGAAGCAGGTGTATTTTTAGGGACTTTTTTAACATATGTTTTATTGAATAAATATATTGATAACTCAAAAATGATGGAACATTTAGGAGAAACATGTAAAACAACAGTTTTAGCTATTTCAAATACATGTGCTGTTGTTGCATTTGGGTCAGTTGTAAAAGCGACATTAGCTTTCCCTGTAATTGTTGATGCAATGGTAAATCTACCAGGACCAAAGATATTAGGGGCTGCAATAGGAACTACAGTCATTGCAGGGGTTTGCGGATCTGCTTCTGGAGGTTTGGGGATTGCAACACCTTTACTAGGACCAGCTTTTATGGCAAAAGGAATTTCAGCAATGGCATTACATAGAACAATGGCAATTGCATCTGCTGCTTTAGACTCTCTTCCACATAATGGATATATCGTAACAGTAACAAATGCATTATGTAGAGAGACGCATAAAGAGGCATATATGCCAGTGTTTTGGGTGACAGTATTTACACCATTTATAGGGACATTAGTAGTAGTTATTTTATTTACACTTTTCCCTAATTTACCATAA
- a CDS encoding enoyl-CoA hydratase-related protein encodes MNNVLFEEKDGIMFITINRPKALNALNSETIKELGEVVTCVEKRKDIKTVIITGSGEKSFVAGADIAEMHKLNAMQGRELALRAQKVFSQIEQMPQIVIAAVNGYALGGGCELSMACDLRIASEKAKFGQPEVNLGILPGFAGTQRLPRLVGKGIAKELIFTTDMIDAKRAYEIGLANKVVKHEELLTEAENIARKIMSKGMFGVSLAKAAINNGMNMDMESAYKYEADMFGLCFATDDQKEGMDAFLNKRKANFKDF; translated from the coding sequence ATGAATAATGTATTATTTGAAGAAAAAGATGGAATAATGTTTATCACAATCAACAGACCAAAGGCATTAAATGCTTTAAACTCAGAAACAATAAAAGAACTAGGGGAAGTAGTAACTTGTGTTGAAAAAAGAAAAGATATCAAGACAGTTATTATTACAGGATCAGGAGAAAAATCTTTTGTTGCTGGAGCGGATATAGCAGAGATGCATAAATTAAATGCAATGCAAGGAAGAGAATTAGCACTTAGAGCACAAAAAGTATTTTCACAAATTGAACAAATGCCTCAAATAGTCATCGCAGCAGTTAATGGATATGCATTAGGTGGAGGGTGTGAACTATCTATGGCATGTGATTTAAGAATAGCATCTGAAAAAGCGAAATTCGGTCAACCTGAAGTAAATCTAGGAATTTTACCAGGATTTGCTGGAACTCAAAGATTACCAAGACTTGTTGGAAAAGGTATAGCTAAAGAATTGATTTTTACAACAGACATGATAGATGCAAAAAGAGCTTATGAAATAGGATTAGCAAATAAAGTTGTTAAACACGAAGAATTACTAACTGAAGCTGAAAATATAGCTAGAAAAATTATGTCAAAAGGAATGTTTGGGGTAAGTTTAGCAAAAGCAGCGATAAATAATGGAATGAATATGGATATGGAATCAGCTTATAAGTATGAAGCAGATATGTTTGGACTTTGTTTTGCTACAGATGATCAAAAAGAAGGAATGGACGCATTTTTAAATAAAAGAAAAGCAAACTTTAAAGATTTTTAA